In Halobaculum sp. XH14, a single genomic region encodes these proteins:
- a CDS encoding DUF4238 domain-containing protein: MGREIKRQHFVPRFYLNTFSEDTEEPYYLYCYDLPEDRVFGSNTMDIAQSEYFYDLSDEQFIENKFADFEGIFSQAYDKLVDSADVTALTHEERHVISLFLSHQHIRTRKFREVVKQASEHTLDIVDEDEVDDKEGRKAVEAGTTEEGAKQWQAQLTANALEGFADILYRMDWFLFVNKTEYPLWTSDHPIAIFNPVNPEPDPERGIERPGSKVHVPLSTDLVLALYDPGQYFVKSKREELTEKEHVDFQNKLQVEHSHRQVFSPVEDFEFAREVIEENPEYAELDYSDSFVG; this comes from the coding sequence ATGGGTCGAGAGATCAAGAGGCAGCACTTCGTCCCCCGGTTTTACCTGAATACGTTCTCCGAGGACACGGAGGAGCCGTACTACCTGTACTGCTATGATCTGCCGGAAGACAGGGTGTTCGGCTCTAACACGATGGATATCGCGCAGAGCGAGTATTTCTACGATCTCTCTGACGAGCAGTTTATCGAGAACAAGTTCGCGGATTTTGAAGGGATCTTCTCCCAAGCTTACGACAAACTGGTGGACAGCGCCGACGTCACCGCTCTAACCCATGAGGAACGACACGTTATCTCCCTCTTCCTCTCCCACCAGCATATCCGGACCAGGAAGTTCCGGGAAGTCGTGAAACAGGCGTCCGAACACACCTTGGACATCGTCGACGAGGATGAGGTCGACGATAAGGAGGGGCGGAAGGCCGTGGAAGCAGGTACGACAGAGGAAGGTGCGAAGCAGTGGCAGGCACAGCTGACAGCGAACGCTCTCGAAGGCTTCGCAGATATCCTGTACCGGATGGACTGGTTCCTATTCGTGAATAAGACGGAGTACCCGCTGTGGACCTCTGATCATCCGATAGCGATCTTCAACCCGGTTAATCCGGAGCCGGATCCGGAGAGAGGGATTGAACGGCCAGGGTCGAAGGTCCACGTTCCATTGAGTACCGATCTTGTTCTGGCTCTATACGATCCTGGACAGTATTTCGTGAAGTCGAAGCGTGAAGAGTTGACGGAGAAGGAGCACGTCGATTTCCAGAACAAGCTGCAGGTCGAGCACTCACATCGGCAGGTCTTCTCCCCTGTGGAGGATTTCGAGTTCGCCAGAGAGGTTATTGAGGAGAACCCAGAATACGCCGAACTGGATTACTCGGACAGCTTCGTGGGGTAA
- a CDS encoding DEAD/DEAH box helicase, which yields MYKIRREDVWQSPYEFLDELIDDLRSVLPRRSPNLEEWIERRWKQAHQFTLYTHEDGFTVLEAEDAEVMEDVARRKLEHNTHYTKHLSDTETRITEGKEADVKKVLYEANYPVQDRRDLERGESLDIELDQDLKLRPYQEEWIRRFTDIGSGVFVGPSGSGKTVAGIGTMEEIGGETLILVPKRELATQWKQELIKKTSLSPHQIGEYHGGKKQIRPVTIATYDTAGASRHRKLFNEREWGLIIYDECQHIPAKIHRRTANLQSKHRLGLSASPVREDKKEKEIFTLIGQPIGTDWNSLFEDGFVQEPDVEIHNVPWSSDNQRQKYRNAEGHEKRQVSAMNPAKLDHLKDVLEKHESEKTLIFVDWIDQGEHYSKELDIPFYSGETTHNQREEYIQEFKDGDLSTLIVSRVADEGIDLPNAEVAIIASGLGGSRRQGTQRAGRTMRPEGSSQVYVLGTKGSNEQDFVQRQMQHLQEKGVNVTETEV from the coding sequence ATGTACAAGATACGCCGCGAGGATGTCTGGCAGAGTCCGTACGAGTTCCTCGACGAACTGATTGATGATCTACGGTCGGTGCTGCCGAGGAGGTCCCCTAATCTTGAGGAGTGGATTGAGAGGCGGTGGAAGCAGGCTCACCAGTTCACTCTCTATACGCACGAGGACGGGTTCACCGTCTTGGAGGCCGAGGACGCCGAGGTCATGGAGGATGTTGCCCGTCGGAAGCTGGAACACAACACGCATTATACGAAGCATCTGTCGGATACTGAGACTCGAATCACGGAGGGCAAGGAGGCAGATGTCAAGAAGGTTCTCTACGAGGCTAACTACCCTGTTCAGGACCGGCGTGACTTGGAGCGAGGAGAAAGCCTCGACATTGAACTGGACCAGGACCTGAAGCTGCGTCCGTACCAGGAGGAGTGGATCCGCAGGTTCACCGATATAGGGTCCGGCGTCTTCGTCGGTCCAAGCGGTTCAGGAAAAACAGTGGCTGGAATAGGCACGATGGAAGAAATCGGTGGTGAGACACTGATCCTTGTGCCGAAGCGTGAGTTGGCGACTCAATGGAAGCAGGAATTGATTAAGAAGACCAGCTTGAGTCCGCATCAGATCGGAGAGTATCACGGGGGGAAGAAGCAGATTCGTCCGGTTACGATCGCCACGTACGATACTGCTGGTGCGAGCCGTCACAGGAAGCTGTTCAACGAGCGGGAGTGGGGCCTAATCATATATGACGAGTGCCAGCACATTCCTGCGAAGATCCACCGTAGGACGGCTAACTTGCAGTCTAAGCACCGTTTGGGACTCAGTGCTTCGCCAGTACGGGAAGATAAAAAGGAGAAGGAGATCTTCACGTTGATCGGCCAGCCGATCGGTACGGACTGGAACTCGCTTTTCGAGGATGGTTTCGTCCAGGAACCGGACGTCGAGATCCACAACGTGCCGTGGTCCTCAGACAATCAGAGACAAAAGTACAGGAATGCCGAAGGCCACGAGAAGAGGCAAGTCTCAGCGATGAACCCGGCCAAACTGGACCACCTGAAGGACGTCCTAGAGAAGCATGAGTCGGAGAAGACGTTGATCTTCGTGGACTGGATTGATCAGGGTGAGCACTACAGCAAGGAACTCGATATCCCGTTCTACAGTGGAGAAACAACTCACAATCAGAGAGAAGAGTACATCCAGGAGTTCAAGGACGGAGACCTGTCCACACTGATCGTCTCGCGAGTAGCGGACGAGGGAATCGATCTTCCCAACGCCGAGGTAGCAATCATCGCTTCAGGGCTCGGCGGTTCCCGCCGGCAGGGTACTCAGAGAGCAGGTAGGACCATGAGGCCAGAAGGAAGCTCTCAGGTGTATGTCCTCGGCACGAAGGGATCGAACGAGCAGGACTTTGTCCAGAGACAGATGCAGCACCTGCAGGAGAAGGGTGTGAACGTGACAGAGACGGAGGTTTAA
- a CDS encoding metallophosphoesterase: MSILCISDILWETQDKDILETLKSEISGKDPSLVLFAGDVINDGMNSDEHTAEFLELLEYLEELEITSFTIEGNHDEYSDYDAVVERTEDLEYAREISGEVAEFNGLQILGIPFSDTHRLGKARQISEEFPGSYDIVLAHAETSRRIWLLELDAGIIVTGHVAAELCRIHDHVFVSMGSYPGQRAVISTGLDELLYQRRADSFFASQDEYEAEVKIEDGELTWIRDEEESDRVGLRGLKDSNYPDRFERLISAKKRVQDVNEDEERRIIEDLLDSGVPKTHIREYINRYDFL; encoded by the coding sequence ATGTCGATCCTCTGCATCAGTGATATCCTGTGGGAGACTCAGGACAAGGATATCCTGGAAACGCTGAAAAGTGAGATAAGCGGCAAAGATCCCTCGTTGGTTCTCTTCGCAGGCGACGTGATCAACGACGGGATGAACAGCGATGAGCACACCGCCGAATTTCTCGAACTGCTTGAATACTTGGAGGAGTTGGAGATCACGTCGTTCACGATAGAGGGAAACCACGACGAGTATTCTGATTACGACGCGGTGGTAGAGCGAACGGAGGATTTAGAGTATGCTCGGGAGATCTCAGGGGAAGTAGCTGAGTTCAATGGACTCCAGATTTTGGGGATTCCATTTTCCGATACTCATCGTCTCGGGAAGGCACGGCAGATCAGCGAGGAGTTCCCGGGAAGCTATGATATTGTTTTAGCGCATGCAGAAACTTCCCGCAGGATCTGGCTCCTTGAACTTGATGCCGGAATCATCGTTACAGGTCATGTTGCTGCGGAACTCTGCCGGATCCACGACCATGTCTTTGTGTCGATGGGGTCGTATCCCGGTCAGAGGGCTGTGATCAGTACGGGGTTGGATGAACTGCTGTATCAGCGGCGTGCGGACTCGTTCTTTGCCAGTCAGGACGAGTATGAGGCTGAGGTGAAAATAGAGGACGGTGAACTGACTTGGATACGTGATGAAGAGGAGTCTGATAGGGTTGGTTTGAGGGGGTTGAAGGATTCTAATTACCCTGACCGCTTTGAGAGACTTATTTCTGCGAAGAAGCGGGTCCAGGATGTGAATGAAGATGAGGAAAGAAGGATTATCGAGGATTTGCTGGATAGCGGGGTTCCCAAAACCCATATCCGGGAGTATATCAATCGTTATGACTTTCTGTAG
- a CDS encoding MarR family winged helix-turn-helix transcriptional regulator: MSDDVDVAEFLVNQKPCRLLIEVNRTEEPFGRQVASEIDSTYSHTIRVCEKLEDHGLLTREKDGRKMIMSLTEDGKQVAEALENLYGTFRAAGENPE; encoded by the coding sequence ATGAGCGACGACGTCGACGTAGCGGAGTTTCTGGTTAACCAGAAGCCGTGCCGTCTCCTGATAGAGGTGAACCGTACCGAGGAGCCGTTTGGTCGCCAAGTTGCATCGGAGATCGACTCTACGTACTCTCACACCATCAGGGTCTGCGAGAAACTGGAGGACCACGGTCTATTGACTCGTGAGAAAGATGGCCGCAAGATGATTATGTCCTTGACCGAGGACGGGAAGCAAGTCGCGGAAGCACTGGAAAATCTGTACGGTACGTTCCGTGCAGCAGGTGAGAATCCGGAGTGA
- a CDS encoding glycoside hydrolase family 2 protein, protein MVPDEVDRNVSAYNQHEFEFSFTNQDSSRKIYNVTLENTSYLTWEQNKFNLNASQTRTVNALFYIENITTINDTLESSYKYSGSDNDFSGPNISIEVSTFYRNTSISVEPFETSFELPFGESDSSVFRVENTGTKTAFNVTVEGEDVEFSRNSFDVAPGEDVLVQYNVSIPKPDSNATAATNQTYSRTVQVSGENFNQTEFTASVFVPFKQYDTEEAEEEAIDTLVQFCSDNPEATICSGEQIVKWRNNTKYVNNTSIYRANFTEEQLTALQVLANTRAEDYQDILQRVRLQQNTFRSELQKTRSNFSENLGEVENETQQNTRMIRSLNETINEYGERQLQEARNRTFYVQLGVGIIVFYLVGRGCWWIYVNRNELTQDEGWS, encoded by the coding sequence GTGGTGCCGGACGAGGTCGACCGGAACGTCTCCGCCTACAACCAGCACGAGTTCGAGTTCTCGTTCACGAACCAGGACTCCAGCAGGAAGATCTACAACGTGACTCTGGAGAACACGTCTTACCTGACGTGGGAACAGAATAAATTCAATCTGAATGCGTCTCAGACCCGGACGGTGAATGCCTTATTCTATATTGAGAACATCACCACGATAAACGATACTCTGGAGTCGAGCTACAAGTACAGCGGCTCTGATAACGACTTCTCCGGGCCGAACATTTCGATAGAGGTGTCCACCTTCTACAGGAATACGTCGATCAGCGTGGAGCCATTCGAGACGAGTTTCGAACTCCCGTTCGGCGAGAGCGACTCTTCCGTCTTCCGCGTCGAGAACACCGGCACTAAGACGGCGTTCAACGTAACGGTGGAAGGCGAGGACGTCGAGTTCTCCAGGAATAGTTTCGATGTTGCGCCGGGAGAGGATGTCCTAGTTCAGTACAACGTCAGTATCCCGAAACCGGACAGTAATGCTACAGCCGCCACGAACCAGACCTACAGTCGGACGGTCCAGGTTTCCGGTGAAAACTTCAACCAGACCGAGTTCACCGCTTCTGTTTTCGTCCCGTTCAAGCAGTACGACACGGAAGAAGCAGAGGAAGAAGCCATAGATACCTTAGTCCAGTTCTGCAGCGATAATCCAGAAGCTACAATCTGTAGTGGAGAGCAGATCGTGAAATGGCGGAACAACACGAAGTACGTCAATAACACGTCTATCTATCGGGCGAACTTCACCGAGGAGCAGCTGACGGCGTTGCAGGTTTTAGCTAATACCAGGGCCGAGGATTACCAGGATATTCTCCAGAGGGTCCGGCTTCAGCAGAACACGTTTAGAAGCGAGCTACAGAAGACGCGGAGCAACTTCTCTGAGAACCTGGGAGAGGTCGAAAACGAGACGCAGCAGAACACTCGGATGATCCGGTCTCTGAACGAGACTATCAACGAGTACGGTGAGAGGCAATTGCAGGAGGCCCGAAACCGGACGTTCTACGTGCAGCTTGGAGTCGGGATTATCGTGTTCTACCTTGTAGGTAGAGGCTGCTGGTGGATCTACGTAAATCGGAATGAACTGACTCAGGACGAGGGGTGGAGTTAG
- a CDS encoding Druantia anti-phage system protein DruA gives MGETFDREVDFSPTLPEEYQRRFDALTDELIEFQEELDREVAIRDEIRSVEQALNEEVSEGRIRYLAALEVLLDLIEIDYDIRKNSELHVVRPDPDRYKDDPEAFKEQERTILQKERRAQFKEESVREFVRKMERDNTHSGNGGSILDLITDGPELYQDLAPLQDQSQEEIAEDLGDVVQPYIQEVVKGEKCPHTGLDLMDIWRYFRYTWLTPYNTVPGRNINFLIRNGAKRNDPIMGIASLASPMMNLSVRDNYIGWRIEAVEEQLQRKKRVHEYEEQLPEEKRTPDKKTRTVTQTEWLETEEEYEERVSQFCSDIREALVDSIRNAIANIRYDDFVEEHPELSDESFVNPDEQVIEILEEIEQQAEQTIEDGEDENPEKMDSWEDRSETALFRKKRARALQKLLRDRKYFQEHSDQDDEEFIHTGLNNESGRRAIKTALKELKKERVGAGMMNIMVCGAIPPYNRILGGKLVAMALTGPKVINMYQDKYGDNQSEIASSMKGEALTKPNELVFLDTTGLFEIGSAQYDRVRVPTERGRIEYDQIGYTEGYGSIQFGPKTRKRLSQVTQFEEGRKVVRGRFGEGVSPRIRKIRRGLKNCGLETDLLKHESRRIVYGIDLAENAQDYLLGIDDDPEYYWPFEDPEQEQQSIYQHWIDRWASMRAQKTDILENIHEFDKQDFKLSSEIDFDKRQTSLGEFIISNS, from the coding sequence ATGGGTGAGACCTTTGACCGAGAAGTAGATTTTTCGCCCACTCTACCTGAAGAGTATCAACGCAGGTTCGACGCTCTAACAGACGAACTTATCGAATTTCAGGAGGAACTGGATAGAGAAGTAGCAATCAGGGACGAAATCCGATCAGTAGAACAGGCACTGAACGAAGAAGTCTCAGAAGGACGCATCCGATACCTTGCGGCATTAGAAGTTCTCCTCGACCTCATCGAGATAGACTACGACATCCGGAAAAACTCGGAACTCCACGTAGTCAGACCCGACCCTGACCGTTACAAGGACGACCCAGAGGCGTTCAAGGAACAGGAAAGAACCATCCTCCAGAAAGAACGCCGGGCGCAGTTCAAGGAAGAAAGCGTCCGCGAGTTCGTCCGGAAAATGGAGCGGGACAACACGCACAGCGGTAACGGAGGCAGTATCCTGGACCTCATTACCGACGGCCCAGAACTATACCAGGACTTAGCGCCGCTCCAAGACCAGAGCCAAGAAGAAATCGCGGAAGATCTGGGCGACGTCGTCCAACCCTACATCCAGGAAGTAGTGAAAGGAGAAAAGTGCCCACACACGGGGTTAGACCTGATGGATATCTGGCGGTACTTCCGATACACCTGGCTAACGCCGTATAACACCGTTCCTGGCCGGAATATCAACTTCCTCATCCGAAACGGAGCCAAGCGGAATGACCCCATCATGGGGATCGCCTCACTGGCAAGCCCGATGATGAATTTGTCAGTTAGGGATAACTATATCGGGTGGAGGATTGAAGCTGTTGAGGAACAGCTTCAGCGGAAGAAGCGGGTCCACGAGTACGAAGAACAACTGCCGGAGGAGAAGCGGACTCCAGACAAGAAAACCCGGACCGTCACGCAGACTGAGTGGCTGGAAACAGAGGAAGAGTACGAGGAACGGGTCAGCCAGTTCTGCTCCGATATACGTGAAGCTCTAGTGGACTCCATCAGGAACGCGATCGCCAACATCCGGTACGACGACTTCGTCGAGGAGCATCCGGAACTGTCCGACGAAAGCTTCGTTAACCCTGATGAACAGGTTATCGAAATCCTGGAAGAAATCGAGCAGCAAGCCGAGCAGACCATCGAAGACGGGGAAGACGAAAACCCGGAGAAGATGGACTCCTGGGAGGACCGCAGCGAGACAGCCCTGTTCAGGAAGAAGCGGGCACGCGCACTTCAGAAACTCCTGCGAGACAGGAAGTACTTCCAAGAACACAGCGACCAGGACGACGAGGAGTTCATCCACACCGGATTGAACAACGAGTCCGGACGCCGGGCTATCAAAACCGCTCTGAAAGAGCTCAAGAAGGAGCGCGTCGGGGCCGGTATGATGAACATCATGGTCTGCGGTGCTATCCCGCCCTACAATCGTATCCTGGGTGGCAAACTCGTGGCGATGGCCTTGACCGGTCCAAAGGTCATCAACATGTACCAGGACAAATACGGCGATAACCAGAGCGAGATCGCCAGCTCGATGAAAGGAGAAGCGTTGACGAAGCCGAATGAGCTGGTCTTCCTCGACACAACCGGACTATTCGAGATTGGAAGCGCCCAGTATGACCGGGTGAGAGTCCCGACCGAGAGAGGCCGGATCGAGTACGACCAGATCGGATACACTGAGGGATACGGCTCAATCCAATTTGGGCCGAAGACCAGGAAGCGACTAAGTCAAGTCACCCAATTTGAGGAAGGTCGGAAAGTCGTCCGAGGTAGATTTGGAGAAGGCGTCTCCCCCCGCATCCGCAAGATCCGGCGAGGATTGAAGAACTGCGGACTGGAAACCGACCTGCTCAAGCACGAATCACGGCGTATCGTCTACGGCATCGATCTCGCCGAAAACGCCCAGGACTACCTATTGGGAATAGACGACGACCCCGAGTACTACTGGCCGTTCGAAGATCCGGAACAGGAGCAGCAATCAATCTACCAGCACTGGATCGACCGGTGGGCCAGTATGCGAGCCCAGAAAACAGACATCCTCGAAAACATCCATGAATTTGACAAACAGGACTTCAAGTTAAGCAGTGAAATCGACTTCGACAAGCGTCAGACCAGCCTTGGGGAGTTCATTATAAGCAACAGTTAA
- a CDS encoding TIGR02391 family protein: MRISRDFPSDQYPSEQAVEDEDPSFRIETILKLDSDEKVFDISTHENHPGDSTPTQSFGGSFVFSDWSDLQDVADLLKRYIREQDDQTRSITVPLDSGTGFNSRLGRHIEDIEEARFTVDDYRLEVDAKGHRGEIRHYSKSVDHTQQDRRNAMAFLDMVDELFHDLDEEPILHLEHPDLRSDAVPEYIDGHYQSSVRTAFRVLEERIREEGGFSQDDTGMGMAEDAFNPEHGPLTFSEVGAERKGWMFLYAGGFGALRNPPSHRDEESIDQQRAMQILHYVDLLLDVLETEAAED, from the coding sequence ATGCGTATCTCACGGGATTTTCCCTCTGACCAGTATCCCTCTGAGCAAGCTGTAGAAGACGAGGACCCCAGTTTCCGGATTGAGACGATCCTGAAGCTGGATAGTGACGAGAAGGTGTTCGACATCAGTACCCACGAAAACCATCCAGGAGACAGTACGCCGACTCAATCTTTTGGAGGCTCCTTCGTTTTCTCAGACTGGTCTGACCTTCAGGACGTAGCTGATTTGCTGAAGCGTTACATCCGGGAGCAGGACGATCAAACACGGTCGATAACTGTCCCACTGGATTCTGGAACCGGCTTCAACAGCAGGCTTGGAAGGCATATAGAGGATATTGAGGAGGCCAGATTCACAGTAGATGACTACCGGCTTGAGGTGGATGCAAAAGGGCATCGAGGCGAGATACGTCACTACAGCAAGTCCGTGGATCACACGCAGCAGGATCGACGGAACGCAATGGCGTTTCTCGACATGGTCGATGAACTCTTCCATGACTTGGATGAGGAACCGATTCTCCACCTGGAACATCCCGACCTACGCAGTGACGCAGTCCCTGAGTACATCGACGGTCATTACCAGAGTTCCGTACGAACGGCGTTCCGAGTTCTCGAAGAGCGGATCAGGGAGGAGGGAGGGTTTTCTCAGGACGACACTGGGATGGGAATGGCAGAAGATGCGTTCAATCCAGAGCACGGTCCTCTCACCTTTTCGGAAGTAGGTGCGGAGAGGAAGGGCTGGATGTTTCTCTACGCTGGTGGTTTCGGTGCACTACGTAACCCGCCCAGCCATAGAGATGAGGAATCTATCGATCAACAGCGTGCCATGCAGATCCTCCACTACGTCGACCTGCTTCTCGATGTCCTCGAGACAGAGGCTGCGGAAGACTGA